Proteins encoded within one genomic window of Candidatus Peregrinibacteria bacterium:
- a CDS encoding UDP-N-acetylglucosamine--N-acetylmuramyl-(pentapeptide) pyrophosphoryl-undecaprenol N-acetylglucosamine transferase has product MRILLTGGGTGGHVVPHATIIEELNSHADLAIKFVYIGSNSGLEESFCKSQKIAFKSVFTGKLRRYFSVQNLFDIFKIPVGVFQSIIHIIKFKPDVIFSKGGYVAIPVVIAGGLLKKKIVIHESDFTPGIATKISSFFANKICVPTEKTKECFSKKTQDKVVITGNPVRSELLKGTKKAALEFLKIKEIKSPVLLVMGGSTGAFSLNELIWNNLESILKKHTVIHITGKGKMKVVNNKNYFAFEYIDKELKDIYAITDSVICRSGAGTVSEINALGLPAIYVPLGYSASRGDQFDNAKYMSETPNVILDQNLINDKKLLTALKEIQLKKNVRNQKSQNTTPAAKKIVEVIINV; this is encoded by the coding sequence ATGCGTATACTCTTGACAGGGGGAGGGACAGGCGGACACGTCGTCCCTCACGCTACAATTATAGAAGAGCTTAATAGCCATGCTGACTTGGCGATTAAATTTGTTTACATAGGTTCAAATTCCGGACTGGAAGAGTCTTTTTGCAAATCTCAAAAAATAGCCTTTAAATCAGTCTTTACCGGTAAATTACGCAGATATTTTTCTGTTCAAAATCTGTTCGATATTTTCAAAATACCTGTCGGTGTATTCCAATCAATTATTCATATTATAAAATTCAAGCCTGATGTTATTTTTTCAAAAGGAGGTTACGTTGCGATTCCAGTTGTGATTGCAGGTGGTTTACTTAAGAAAAAAATTGTCATTCATGAATCTGATTTTACGCCGGGAATTGCTACGAAAATTTCTTCTTTTTTTGCAAATAAAATATGTGTGCCAACGGAGAAGACCAAGGAATGCTTTTCAAAAAAGACTCAGGACAAAGTTGTTATAACCGGCAATCCTGTTCGCAGCGAATTACTCAAAGGTACAAAAAAAGCGGCACTCGAATTTTTAAAAATCAAAGAAATAAAAAGTCCTGTTTTGCTTGTTATGGGAGGAAGTACCGGAGCATTTTCTTTGAACGAATTGATATGGAATAATCTTGAATCAATTTTAAAAAAACACACGGTTATTCACATAACCGGAAAAGGGAAAATGAAAGTTGTTAATAATAAAAACTATTTTGCATTCGAATATATCGATAAGGAATTGAAAGATATTTATGCGATTACAGATAGCGTTATATGTCGCTCCGGGGCAGGCACTGTATCAGAAATTAATGCACTCGGACTGCCTGCGATTTATGTCCCACTTGGTTATAGTGCTTCTCGTGGTGATCAATTTGATAATGCAAAATACATGAGTGAAACTCCTAATGTAATTTTGGATCAAAATTTGATTAACGATAAAAAACTACTGACAGCTCTCAAGGAGATACAACTCAAAAAAAATGTACGAAATCAAAAGTCGCAAAATACAAC